In Chroicocephalus ridibundus chromosome 21, bChrRid1.1, whole genome shotgun sequence, the sequence AGAGCCGCACGCTGCCGCCCGAGGGAACCTCCTGGGAAACAGCAAGTCGTGAAGGAGCAGGAGATGCACCTGGAATGGGACAGATGTGAAGAGCAAAGCGCTTTTCAACTCAGAACATCCCcttgaacaaagaaaacaacagctcTTTTATCTCACCCAATTTCTTAACCTATTTGCTGCTCTTTGACGCAAATTTCTGTAAGCAAAGAAATCTTATCCCATAGTTTTCCGTCTCCCCTCGTGCTCATTCACTGACAAGTCATCCAGCATCAGCCCGCTGCCACAGGCTTGTTCTGCCTTTCTAGAACTCTTCAGTCCTAGCaagcagcctggaaaaaagggaCTGAGCGGAGACcccgctctctacagctccctgaaaggagggggtagccggggggggtcgggctcttcccCCAAGGAACAGGCAGTAGGAGAAAAGGAATGCCCTCAAGttctgccaggggaggtttaggatgaatattaggaaaaatttcttcaccaaaagggctgtcaagcattggaagaggctgcccagggcagtggtggagtcgccatccctggaggggtttaaaagccgggcagacgcggtgctgagggacgtgggtcagcgGGGGTTTGGGCAGCGTCAGGTTGTCGGTTGGACGCGATGATCTTACAGGTCTTTTCCGACCataacaattccatgattctaagcaAACCAACGCCACCGTGACAGCACAAACCAGATAAAACCCAACCAGCGACGCCCAGAAACACCCACACACCTTGAACCGCGGAACTGGAACTTCCCTTTCCATCCCGGGAAGCGTCTTCCTGAGGAAAAAGCCCGGGTACGGCCATCAGGCGACGCTTcgcctcctccttcccaggtggGACATTCAAGCCCCGGTGAAGGAAAGCCCAGGGGAGCCCGCGATGCCCCCGCCGTACTcaccccccggctcccggcgTCCGGCGGTGCAGAGCCATTCCCTAGGTAGGCCGCCACCTTCCCGTTCCTACAACGCGAACCGGTGGCAGCTCCTGTCCCCGTTACCCGCCTCCGACCCCCGCTTTCCCCCGTGCCCGCACTCACCAGGCCACCGCCGCCTCCGTGCCCGCTCCACCGGCCATCAGCTCGCCCACACCGCCTGCGAGAGAGCCCGGTCACGGCGGGGTGACCCCTCCCGgtcccccttcttcccccccacgCCACCCCCGGTACCTTTCAGCTCCAGCGCCACCAGCCGCGGCGTGGGGGGCTCCCGCTCGGTGCGGAGCAAGGTGGAGACGCGGAGCTcggcggggctgcgcggcgcggAGACCTGCGGCGGGGGGTGTCAGAACCGGGGCCGGGAACAGGGCGCAGGGtcgctgtccccctccccgccggccccggcgtccggcccccccccgccccggcccccgggtCGTTGCGCCCCCTCcgcacctgcagcccccaccagTGCGCCCCCGCGCAGCCCGCGTACTGCCCCAGCTGCAGCGTCACCGCCTCCCCCGCCATGGTCGCCGCAGCGATCGCCaccgctcccgcccgccgccgccgcgcaggaaGTGCGTCAGCCGCGGGGCCCCGCCCCCGGAGAGGCGGAGACCGACccggacagggacagggacagggacagggacagggacaccgggcTGgatccgccgccgccgcggccttTATTTGGCTAAAGGGGCCCCGCCAGCCGCTCCAGCTGCCGCGGGTTGGAGCCGCTCAGGAACCGCAGCTCCTCCTTCCCGTCCTCGGTGCGCGCTGCGGGAGAGAGGGGCGTTGGGGACACCGGCTCCCCCGGGGGACACCGGGCCCCcgccgtcccgtccccccccgctcccggagcCGACCTTTCTCGTGCTGCAGCCACTTGCGCTCCAGGTAGTAGCGGTAGCAGCTCTCGAACTCCTGCGGGCTGTAGTTGGGGACCGGGATGGGCACAAAGGGGTCCAGCGCGTCAAAGCCCTCCTGGAAGGAAAGGCGAGGGTGAgaccccccgccaccgcccgaTCCCCGCCGCGGGAGGGGACGTGGCCCGGCCGCCCCCGAGCCCAGGCGGAGTCCGTCCATAGGAGCCAGGAGGGACGTCTGGGGTCCGGATGGGGCGTGCAGGCCGTGACCCCCCCACGGGCAGCTACAGAATGACAGAACggtggaggctggaagggaccctccagagcatcgagtccaaccatcaccccaaccctgcccaaacccccactgacccacgtccctcagcaccgcgtctgcccggcttttaaacccctccagggatggcgactccaccactgccctgggcagcctcttccaatgcctgaCAGCCCTTTTGCTGAAggaatttctcctaatatccatcctaaacctcccctggcagaacttgaggctgttccctcttgtcccatcgcctgttccttggggtaagagcccgaccccccccggctaccccctcctttcagggagctgtagagagcgaggtctcccctcagcccccttttctccaggctgaacacccccagctccctcagccgctcctcgcaggactcctgctccagacccctcaccggctccgttgcccttctctggacccgctccagcccctcagtgtctttcctggagtgaggggcccaaaactggacacagcacctgagggggggcctcaccagtgccgagttcagggggacggtcactgccccggtcctgctggccacactcctgcTGGTAcgggccagggtgctgttggccttcttggccccctgggcacactgctggctcacgtccagATGGCAGTTCCCAAACcaggatttctgtttcttttccatgaaaATAAAGGGCCCATGACTCACCTTTCCCAGCAACTGCTGGGGCAAATAGGCAGAACTGGGTCTGAAGAGAGAGCCGGTCTGGCTGAGGGTTGCCACAATAGCACCTCCATTCTGCAAGGGAGATCAGAAGCCCTTTTAGCTGTAAACGTGGCATGTGTGAACTAGGTACGGACTGATCTGAAACAAGTGAGGGATCTCCTTCTTTGATCTTATAGTTACTTCAATTCCAAAATTCTGTATAATGGACTTCTTGTAATGCTCCTCCGTGTGACCCCGGGCTGCTCCACGTACACGGGCAGCATGGGGAACACATGGCTGGTGTTTCCAGGGCTGGCACTTAAACGTGGCATTCTTACCTATAAATGGCTTTCTACCGAAGCAACTTCAAAAAGGACTCTTCTATATACGTTTAAATCTAAAGACTACCTGTTAGAGATACTAGCATCCGGGGGagtgaaaaagaagcagaagttgtCCTCctaaagcaaaacatttagaaACTAAAAGTTCCCATTAGTTCAAAAAATCATAAACCGAAGTGTCCTAAGGGTTATCAAATACCTCTCGCTCAGGAAGCGTTTGGCACGGCAATCAAGAAAAGTGTTGTTATGTATTCGACCTGTTCTTATTCTCTTCAGGCgatgtcagaaacactgatgGGAGACAAACCCCTACCAGTCGCACTGCGCTCATCTCTCCTTCACTGAAGGAGCCGCGGGACGTTAGATCTGTAGCTCTGCGCTTATCAGCGTGTAGCTTTAATTGCTGAGAATAACACCCCCAAAGGTACAGACCGAACTCACCCAATcgttcatcatcatcttccttaGATTGTACACAAGCGTCAGCTCCTCTGGAGAAACCTGGTGAAGATCGTCTGTATCACTTTTTTTGACAGCAGTTTCTATCTGAGACATAAATTTCCCTCCCCTATTTTAAATCAGACTGGAAGGATCACGTGCATCCTTtagatgcatttcttttttgcttgcaCTTAGCACTGCAGCATTCAGCCTTGGTAACTTTACACAGGGAAATGCCCACACCTTTCCTGCTGTAACAAGGCGCAGATGCACTTTTCTCTTACTGAGAGaactttcttttgtaaaaaaTGGTCTAAAGCATAATATGAACTTTGCAGGTCCCTCCAAGCTAGCAAAGCCAAATGTATGTCTTTCAGGGATTActacagaactgaaaaatgaacaaaacaccctcctctgctctcccttgCAGCAGGAGTGCAGAAATATCACAGCAGGTCACTTCTTACGGGGCTTTTGTCTTCCTTCTTTAACGTAGTCCTTCCCCAGAGTGCGTTGACACCATCCACTGCCACGAGAAGTCGGAATGAGCCAAGATGACATTGCTGCTTGATCTCTTTCAGCACAACCCCTACAGCATCGCTGGCATTTCTCACGCGAGCTAAACCCTTCAAGCGGGAAAAGGCACATAATTCAGGTTGGTTTTCTGGCTAATATACAATGCTGGCAACTTTGGGCACTGTCTGCCCTTTCTAagggggaaggaagatgaaacGACAGTGAAGAGTCTGTCTGTTCCTTTCAAAGGAGCAATCTGGTCTAAGGTACGAGCATCAAAGAGGCAGGAACTTTCAGACTCTAATTTTTGCTTCTACCCACGTTCTCTGTACAACTTCCATCACACCTGCCACAACATTTTTTGCAGCCACCTTCTTGATAGGGAAACGCCTTCCGTTTCCTAGAACTCCTATCTGTCAGATCTTTAGAAGCGATTTGTTCTACGTGCACGATGACGGGATGTTCAATGAAAGGCGAGAGCAAGCCAGAAGCAGTTGTTGTTCCTTACCTGCTCCACCACTTCACCCAGCGGTCTGCCTGCCTCGGTGCTTTCGCGTTTGCCCCACACgtatttcttttgtgtttttatcTGCGGTAAGAGAACTGCGATTAGACTGGGAACTCAGTGGCGCAAAGGCAGCCAGGGAAGTCTGGATGGCAAGATTCCTGGTTCTTTGCCAGCGTTAAAGACTAGTGCAGAACCCGGGAGAAGTATTCATTGCAAACAGCCATCCCCACTGTCTGGATTTAAATCCCCACTGGGGATTTAAAGTCCTTTTTCTACAAAAGTGAATTCCAGCAGAGGGTagggtttgtgggtttggatgcAGTAACACACGAAGCATTTCTCGAAAATGAGCAAACCTAGCATTCGCATGgaggtgctcagtgacaggaagCCCATGAACGCGCAGTCCCTGAGGGAGCCTGGCAGGCTCTACAAACCTCTTTTAGGAAGCGCTCGTTTGAGGTTTTGAAGTTCTTGAGCCAGAAAGATGCTTGCAAAGGCTGGTCAAGCCGTTCTTTGTTATAGGAAGACTGCATAAGCTCCCTGCAGTTCTTCACCCAGAGATGAGCTGTAAGCAAAATAGAACAGTTGCTTATTTTAAGGCAAAATAATTGTATGAGTTGGGGAGTGGGGCTGTGTTTGTATCTCTCATCCTTATTCTGCTACACTGGTAAGAAAAGTCTTCCACCCTTAGTGGAGAAGACTCTCCCTTGAGAGCAGAGGAGGTCACGCAGGCCCACAGGCGGCGTGTCTCCTGTCATGCTCATCGACAGCAGGGAGCACAAGACTGACTACAATAAACATGTGAGAGCATGTGAAAATAACTTAATTATCGTCTGctttattttgggggtttgtgCTTTATAAGCCTATGGAAAAACAAAGGGTCTTTCTCCTGAAGCAGCACCTTGCGGATCAGCACGTGCATTTGCTGTAGTAACACCGAGAGCATCGGTGGCCTTACCGTCCGGGACGTGCAgcaccagccagccctgccttgcGCAGTAGTGAACCACGTGACACAGAGTCATGGTTTTCCCCGTTCCTTTCTCACCATCTCCAACACGGACTGTCAAGGAAAGTCTCCGAAAAAAACACT encodes:
- the DAP3 gene encoding small ribosomal subunit protein mS29 isoform X2; this encodes MLRSLKGLVYHPLKLDHGYALHTAAKDCLSYVASQDVQTVAERPRAVFCTSENDPANHTEHHEGRHYSIPLEEVKAVFPHGLPYRFQQQIKTFNEACLMVRKPALELFTYLKSSNFAHPAVRYVIYGEKGTGKTMTLCHVVHYCARQGWLVLHVPDAHLWVKNCRELMQSSYNKERLDQPLQASFWLKNFKTSNERFLKEIKTQKKYVWGKRESTEAGRPLGEVVEQGLARVRNASDAVGVVLKEIKQQCHLGSFRLLVAVDGVNALWGRTTLKKEDKSPVSPEELTLVYNLRKMMMNDWNGGAIVATLSQTGSLFRPSSAYLPQQLLGKEGFDALDPFVPIPVPNYSPQEFESCYRYYLERKWLQHEKARTEDGKEELRFLSGSNPRQLERLAGPL
- the DAP3 gene encoding small ribosomal subunit protein mS29 isoform X1, coding for MRLRALTLQLRTDSTKTAIPSKESQEKMLRSLKGLVYHPLKLDHGYALHTAAKDCLSYVASQDVQTVAERPRAVFCTSENDPANHTEHHEGRHYSIPLEEVKAVFPHGLPYRFQQQIKTFNEACLMVRKPALELFTYLKSSNFAHPAVRYVIYGEKGTGKTMTLCHVVHYCARQGWLVLHVPDAHLWVKNCRELMQSSYNKERLDQPLQASFWLKNFKTSNERFLKEIKTQKKYVWGKRESTEAGRPLGEVVEQGLARVRNASDAVGVVLKEIKQQCHLGSFRLLVAVDGVNALWGRTTLKKEDKSPVSPEELTLVYNLRKMMMNDWNGGAIVATLSQTGSLFRPSSAYLPQQLLGKEGFDALDPFVPIPVPNYSPQEFESCYRYYLERKWLQHEKARTEDGKEELRFLSGSNPRQLERLAGPL